CGCGTACGCGTGGTTTCAGGATCACTATCTGCCCGTCTGAACAGGCACAACTGCGTTCTAACTGATTCTACACCTTCTATCCATCGTTTCTGTGTCATGAAAAAGAAATGTGCTTTGATCACCGGCATCACCGGTCAGGACGGCGCTTATCTGGCCGAATCGCTGCTCAAAAAAGGGTACGAGGTACACGGTATCAAGCGCCGCTCGAGCTCCTTTAATACGCAGCGCATCGATCACCTGTATGTCGACCCGCACATCGACAACGCCCGCTTTTTCCTTCATTACGGCGACCTCACGGACTCGACGAACCTGATCCGCATCGTGCAGGAGGTCCAGCCCACCGAGATCTACAACCTCGCCGCTCAGAGCCACGTGCAGGTGAGTTTCGAGACGCCCGAATACACAGCCAACGTAGACGGCATCGGCACACTCCGCCTGTTGGAAGCCATCCGCATCCTCGGGCTTCAGAACACGACCCGTTTCTACCAGGCGTCGACCAGTGAGCTGTATGGCAAGGTGCAGGCCGTGCCTCAAAGCGAAACGACTCCGTTTTACCCGCGTAGCCCCTACGCCGCCGCCAAACTCTACGGATATTGGATCACGGTAAACTACCGGGAAGCCTATAACATGTTTGCCTGCAACGGCATCCTGTTCAACCACGAAAGCCCGCTCCGCGGCGAGACCTTCGTCACTCGGAAGATCACCCGCGCCGTCGCCCGG
This genomic stretch from Rhodothermales bacterium harbors:
- the gmd gene encoding GDP-mannose 4,6-dehydratase, which encodes MKKKCALITGITGQDGAYLAESLLKKGYEVHGIKRRSSSFNTQRIDHLYVDPHIDNARFFLHYGDLTDSTNLIRIVQEVQPTEIYNLAAQSHVQVSFETPEYTANVDGIGTLRLLEAIRILGLQNTTRFYQASTSELYGKVQAVPQSETTPFYPRSPYAAAKLYGYWITVNYREAYNMFACNGILFNHESPLRGETFVTRKITRAVARIKLGLQKEIYLGNLDAKRDWGHARDYVEGMWMMLQQDQPDDYVLATGRTTTVRDFCNAAFAAVGIEVAWKGAEEAEKGYRTDTGEVVVEVDPRYYRPTEVDLLLGDPTKAKERLGWEATCTLEDMVREMVDSDLDAARDELTLRERHVA